The stretch of DNA AAAATCAGATAATTATGTCAGGACATAGTAAGTGGTCAACCATAAAAAGAAAGAAGGGAGCGAAAGATGCTGCCCGTTCAAAGGTTTTTTCAAAACTGATCAAAGAAATACAAATAGCGGTCAGGTTGGGAGGCCCCGACCCGGAAGCTAATCCGCGTTTAAGGTTGGCAATTCAGAATGGAAAAATGGAAAATCTCCCGAAAGAAAACATTGAACGGGCTATTAAAAAAGCATCAGGCGCTGATTCTGAGGCTTACGAAGAAGTAGTGTATGAAGGCTATGGCCCGCACGGGGTCGCTATCATGGTGGAATGTACAACTGACAACACCAACCGAACCGTATCTAATGTGCGTTCGTATTTTAATAAATTTGGCGGAAGTCTTGGAAAAACAGGCTCACTGGAATATATTTTCGATCAGTTGGGGGTTTTTACCTTTAAAAAGGGGAAAATCAACCTCGAGGATATTGAACTCGACCTGATTGATGCCGGTGCAGATGATATTGAAACCGATGAGGAATACATTACAGTTTACTGTGCCCGCGAAAACTTTGGGAATATGCAGAAAAAACTGGAAGACCTTAAGATTGACCTTGAAAATGCAGGCCTGAAACGGATACCCAACAACACGAAAACACTCTCTGTTGCTGAATTTCAGTCAGTGATGAAGCTGATCGATATGCTTGAAAATGATGATGACGTTCAGAATGTTTATCATAACATCGAGCTAACCGATGAATTGGTGGCAAGTATGGATGAGTGAAACCTTCAAAGCAAAGTTTGCTAACTGAAAAATTTTTCTGCTTTTTGAAATGAGTGTGAAAATAGCTTCTATGTTGATTATCCATAAAAAAAGTGTGTCATCAAAAGAAATATATAAGTGTGGAATGTCTCAGGAAAACCTGTATTTCTTTTAATAAAATCCGGAATCTCCGGCAAACAAGCTATCTTTGATTTTTAATTAAAACGTTGAATTGGCTGAGAAAATCATACTTGGCATTGACCCCGGGACGACCATCATGGGTTATGGCCTGATCAGATGTGACGGAAAAAAAGTGGAGTTGATGCAGTTTGGGGTAGTGAATCTTTCCAAGGTGAAAGATAACATGCTGAAGCTTAAAATGATATTTGAGCGTTCCCTGCACCTGATCGAGCAATATAAACCTGATGAGTTGGCTATTGAATCTCAGTTTTATGGCAAAAATGTACAGTCAATGTTGAAATTAGGGCGAGCACAGGGAACTTCCATAGCAGCAGCTTTGTATCGGGATATACCTATTTTTGAATACGCTCCGAAACGCATCAAACAAGCCATTACAGGAAACGGAAACGCCTCAAAGGAGCAGGTAGCTGCCATGCTTACCCGCTTGTTAAACATTACCGAAGTTCCTGAATTTCTTGACGCTACAGACGGACTTGCCGTGGCTATGGCTCATTATTTTACAGGGAATAAACCAGATTTCAGTGATGGTAAATCTTATTCCTCATGGGAATCGTTTATCACCAGCAATCCTGACAGAATCAAAAACAGAGATTGAATGCCTGATGCTACAATTTCAGAACTATGTTTTTATTGTTTTAATATTACCAATAACTTTGCTTTTCATTAAGAACGTGAATGAACCCATTTATTTATACTTTTCAATAATTTCATAGCAATCCGGATCCAAAAATGGAGGCTTCAATATTTATTTCGATTTTAACAGTTTCATTTTTAGTTTTCCTTTTACCTAAGCAAATAAAATATTACTTCAGCCTTATATTATTAATAAGTACAGTCTTTTTAACTTCTTTTTGGAGCATCCACGTTTTGTTTTCAAATATTCCGATTCGGGAAATTGAAACAGATATTCCTTTTTTTCAAAACAATTTTCATCTTACTATTGATAAACTCTCATCTTTTTTTATTCTGGTAGTTAACCTGACTGTTTTAATTGGTTTTCTTTATGGAAATGGATATTTAAAACCTTATCATGAAACCAAAAATCCGCTAAGATTTTCCATTCATTTTTTTGCTTTACTGTGGCTGTACTTTTCAATGTTGC from Sphingobacteriales bacterium encodes:
- the ruvC gene encoding crossover junction endodeoxyribonuclease RuvC; translated protein: MGYGLIRCDGKKVELMQFGVVNLSKVKDNMLKLKMIFERSLHLIEQYKPDELAIESQFYGKNVQSMLKLGRAQGTSIAAALYRDIPIFEYAPKRIKQAITGNGNASKEQVAAMLTRLLNITEVPEFLDATDGLAVAMAHYFTGNKPDFSDGKSYSSWESFITSNPDRIKNRD
- a CDS encoding YebC/PmpR family DNA-binding transcriptional regulator encodes the protein MSGHSKWSTIKRKKGAKDAARSKVFSKLIKEIQIAVRLGGPDPEANPRLRLAIQNGKMENLPKENIERAIKKASGADSEAYEEVVYEGYGPHGVAIMVECTTDNTNRTVSNVRSYFNKFGGSLGKTGSLEYIFDQLGVFTFKKGKINLEDIELDLIDAGADDIETDEEYITVYCARENFGNMQKKLEDLKIDLENAGLKRIPNNTKTLSVAEFQSVMKLIDMLENDDDVQNVYHNIELTDELVASMDE